The following are encoded in a window of Amycolatopsis lexingtonensis genomic DNA:
- a CDS encoding helix-turn-helix domain-containing protein, with the protein MAPAPTGAPLDIIAASLRRERTRAGLSLTEVAKRAGLAKSTLSQLESGTGNPSVETLWALGVALDVPFSRLVEPERPKVRVVRAGKGPTVFAEHADYACTLLSACPTGARRDIYVVRGEPGTPRRSDPHMTGVVEHIVLCAGRARVGVLDEPEELLPGDYISYPGDVPHIFEALEPGTYGVEISEYV; encoded by the coding sequence ATGGCACCAGCACCCACGGGCGCACCCCTCGACATCATCGCCGCGTCGCTGCGCCGCGAGCGCACCCGCGCCGGACTGTCCCTGACCGAGGTCGCGAAGCGCGCCGGCCTGGCGAAGTCGACGCTGTCGCAGCTCGAGTCCGGCACCGGCAACCCGAGCGTCGAGACGCTGTGGGCCCTCGGCGTGGCCCTCGACGTACCGTTCTCGCGGCTGGTCGAGCCGGAGCGGCCGAAGGTGCGCGTGGTCCGCGCGGGCAAGGGCCCGACGGTGTTCGCCGAACACGCCGACTACGCGTGCACCCTGCTCTCGGCCTGCCCCACCGGCGCCCGCCGCGACATCTACGTCGTCCGCGGCGAGCCGGGCACACCGCGGCGCTCCGACCCGCACATGACCGGAGTGGTCGAGCACATCGTGCTCTGCGCGGGCCGGGCGCGCGTCGGCGTCCTGGACGAGCCGGAGGAGCTCCTGCCCGGGGACTACATCTCTTATCCGGGGGACGTGCCGCACA
- a CDS encoding AzlC family ABC transporter permease — MRSIWRTLDRGVARDIGLVCVADCLVGVSYGAIAVSSGFPLWLPMLMSLLVFAGASQFMFIGIVAAGGNPFAAVLAGLLANARHLPFGFAIGDVLGKRWPGRLAGSHLMIDESVAFALAQREAHQRRAAYWACGIGLFACWNLGVVAGAFAGTAISDTDVFGLDAAFPAVLLALVLPALRDRAARLPVLVGVVVALAATPFLPAGLPVLLALAGVLVGVAAKEPELQEAR, encoded by the coding sequence ATGCGTTCGATATGGCGAACACTCGATCGGGGCGTCGCCCGGGACATCGGCCTGGTCTGCGTCGCCGATTGTCTCGTGGGGGTGTCCTACGGTGCCATCGCGGTGAGTTCGGGCTTCCCGCTGTGGCTGCCGATGCTGATGTCGCTGCTGGTGTTCGCCGGCGCGTCCCAGTTCATGTTCATCGGGATCGTGGCGGCCGGCGGCAACCCGTTCGCCGCGGTGCTGGCCGGGCTGCTGGCCAACGCGCGGCACCTGCCGTTCGGCTTCGCGATCGGGGACGTCCTGGGCAAGCGGTGGCCCGGCCGGCTCGCGGGCAGCCACCTGATGATCGACGAATCCGTCGCGTTCGCGCTGGCCCAGCGCGAGGCGCACCAGCGCCGGGCGGCGTACTGGGCCTGCGGGATCGGCCTGTTCGCCTGCTGGAACCTCGGCGTGGTCGCGGGCGCGTTCGCGGGCACGGCGATCAGCGACACCGACGTCTTCGGCCTGGACGCGGCCTTCCCGGCGGTGCTCCTGGCGCTGGTCCTCCCGGCCCTGCGGGATCGCGCGGCGCGGCTGCCGGTGCTGGTCGGAGTGGTGGTGGCGCTGGCCGCGACGCCGTTCCTGCCCGCGGGGCTGCCGGTGCTGCTGGCGCTGGCCGGGGTGCTGGTGGGCGTCGCGGCCAAGGAGCCGGAACTGCAGGAGGCGCGCTGA
- a CDS encoding AzlD domain-containing protein, whose product MDGVELLAGTAVLALGTFAFRFAGPVLRSRVKLSPKAQRLMALAAVVLLAALVAVSALTEGHGFAGFARPAGVLVAGVLAWRKAPFALVVVAAAATAALLRLAGVP is encoded by the coding sequence ATGGACGGCGTGGAGCTGCTGGCCGGCACGGCGGTGCTGGCGCTGGGGACGTTCGCCTTCCGGTTCGCCGGGCCGGTGCTGCGCAGCCGGGTGAAGCTGTCGCCGAAGGCCCAGCGGCTGATGGCGCTGGCGGCGGTGGTCCTGCTGGCGGCGCTCGTCGCGGTCAGCGCGCTGACGGAGGGGCACGGGTTCGCGGGCTTCGCGCGGCCGGCCGGGGTGCTGGTGGCGGGGGTGCTGGCGTGGCGGAAGGCGCCGTTCGCGCTGGTGGTCGTCGCGGCCGCGGCGACGGCGGCGCTGCTTCGCCTGGCCGGAGTCCCCTGA
- the pdxT gene encoding pyridoxal 5'-phosphate synthase glutaminase subunit PdxT — MSSEPVIGVLAMQGAVREHVAMLAEAGARAVPVRRATELSEVDGLVLPGGESTTMSRLLETFELLEPLRARIADGMPAFGSCAGMILLARQTLDGRPDQQQLGGLDVVVRRNAFGRQVDSFEADLDFAEVDGGPVRAVFIRAPWVEKAGDGVEVLATVSGVPGVGDDTARIVAVRQGAVLATAFHPELTPDVRVHRLFVDLVRKAA; from the coding sequence GTGTCGTCGGAACCGGTCATCGGTGTGCTCGCCATGCAGGGTGCCGTGCGCGAGCACGTCGCCATGCTGGCCGAAGCGGGAGCGCGGGCCGTGCCCGTGCGCCGCGCGACCGAGCTGTCCGAAGTGGACGGTCTGGTGCTGCCCGGTGGCGAGTCGACCACGATGTCGCGGCTGCTCGAGACGTTCGAGCTGCTCGAACCGCTGCGCGCGCGGATCGCCGACGGCATGCCCGCCTTCGGCTCGTGCGCCGGGATGATCCTGCTGGCGCGGCAGACCCTCGACGGGCGGCCCGACCAGCAGCAGCTCGGCGGGCTCGACGTCGTCGTCCGGCGCAACGCCTTCGGCAGGCAGGTCGACTCCTTCGAGGCGGACCTCGACTTCGCCGAGGTGGACGGCGGGCCGGTGCGCGCGGTGTTCATCCGGGCGCCCTGGGTCGAGAAGGCGGGGGACGGCGTCGAGGTGCTCGCCACGGTCAGCGGCGTGCCCGGCGTCGGCGACGACACCGCTAGGATCGTCGCGGTCCGGCAGGGGGCGGTGCTGGCGACCGCGTTCCACCCGGAGCTGACGCCCGACGTGCGGGTGCACCGGCTGTTCGTCGACCTCGTGCGGAAGGCAGCCTGA
- a CDS encoding YebC/PmpR family DNA-binding transcriptional regulator, which yields MSGHSKWATTKHKKANLDAKRGKLFARLIKNIEVAARTGTGGGDPDGNPTLYDAIQKAKKNSVPQDNIERARKRGAGEEAGGADWQNITYEGYGPNGVAVLIECLTDNKNRAAMEVRTALTRNNGSLADPGSVAYMFTRKGVVIMPKGDATEDDVLMAVLDAGAEEVNDLDESFEIVSEGGDLVPVRKALQEAGFEYESAELTFLPSVSVPLDAEGAKKVFKLIDALEDCDDVQNVYANFDVSDEVLAEVG from the coding sequence ATGAGCGGCCACTCCAAGTGGGCCACCACGAAGCACAAGAAGGCCAACCTCGACGCGAAGCGCGGCAAGCTCTTCGCGCGGTTGATCAAGAACATCGAAGTGGCCGCCCGCACGGGCACCGGTGGTGGCGACCCGGACGGCAACCCCACGCTCTACGACGCCATCCAGAAGGCGAAGAAGAACTCGGTCCCGCAGGACAACATCGAGCGCGCCCGCAAGCGCGGCGCCGGTGAAGAGGCGGGCGGCGCCGACTGGCAGAACATCACGTACGAGGGCTACGGCCCCAACGGCGTGGCGGTGCTGATCGAGTGCCTCACCGACAACAAGAACCGCGCCGCGATGGAGGTCCGCACCGCGCTCACGCGCAACAACGGCTCCCTCGCCGACCCGGGCTCGGTCGCCTACATGTTCACCCGCAAGGGTGTCGTGATCATGCCGAAGGGCGACGCGACCGAGGACGACGTCCTGATGGCGGTCCTCGACGCGGGCGCCGAGGAGGTCAACGACCTCGACGAGAGCTTCGAGATCGTCTCCGAGGGCGGCGACCTGGTCCCGGTGCGCAAGGCGCTGCAGGAGGCCGGCTTCGAGTACGAGTCGGCGGAACTGACGTTCCTCCCGTCGGTCAGCGTCCCGCTGGACGCCGAGGGCGCGAAGAAGGTCTTCAAGCTGATCGACGCGCTCGAGGACTGCGACGACGTCCAGAACGTCTACGCGAACTTCGACGTGTCGGACGAGGTGCTCGCCGAAGTCGGCTGA